In Janthinobacterium sp. J1-1, a single genomic region encodes these proteins:
- the ybiB gene encoding DNA-binding protein YbiB, with amino-acid sequence MTTVSIPHTDVAGEPFPAARFIKEIGRGKHGARSMTRLDACALYRAMLDGRVSDLELGGILLSMRIKGESVDEIAGFLEAAEASFAALRAPAGPYAPIVIPSYNGARKMANLTALLALLLARGGAPVLVHGVTLDPGRVTTAEVLAALGVPACDSHEQAQDAMARGEVAFMPITALAPRLAHMLSLRRILGVRNSTHTLVKIMQPFAGPALRLVSYTHPEYLEMLGEYFITAAPAGRGDAFLMRGTEGETVANANKAQQIDWFHDVERTVLVEKQLLVEQLPHLPVERDAATTAAWIRQVLAGEIAVPPSIAEQVEQCLMASAKIASAAA; translated from the coding sequence ATGACTACCGTATCCATTCCCCATACCGACGTGGCCGGAGAGCCATTTCCCGCCGCCCGCTTCATCAAGGAGATCGGCCGCGGCAAGCACGGCGCGCGCAGCATGACGCGCCTCGATGCCTGCGCCCTGTACCGCGCCATGCTGGACGGGCGCGTGTCCGACCTGGAGCTGGGCGGCATTTTGTTGTCGATGCGCATCAAGGGCGAGTCGGTGGACGAGATCGCCGGTTTCCTCGAAGCGGCCGAAGCGTCGTTTGCGGCCCTGCGGGCGCCAGCCGGGCCGTACGCGCCGATCGTCATTCCCAGCTACAACGGCGCGCGCAAGATGGCCAATCTGACGGCCTTGCTGGCGCTGCTGCTGGCGCGCGGCGGCGCGCCGGTGCTGGTGCATGGCGTGACGCTGGACCCGGGCCGCGTCACCACCGCCGAAGTGCTGGCCGCGCTGGGCGTGCCGGCCTGCGACAGCCATGAGCAAGCGCAAGACGCCATGGCGCGCGGCGAGGTCGCCTTCATGCCGATCACCGCGCTGGCGCCCAGGCTGGCCCATATGTTGTCGCTGCGCCGCATATTGGGCGTGCGCAACTCCACCCATACCCTGGTCAAGATCATGCAGCCGTTTGCGGGCCCGGCGCTGCGCCTGGTGTCGTACACGCATCCGGAATACCTGGAAATGCTCGGTGAATATTTCATCACGGCCGCCCCCGCCGGGCGCGGCGACGCTTTTTTGATGCGCGGCACGGAAGGCGAAACCGTGGCCAACGCCAACAAGGCGCAGCAGATCGACTGGTTCCACGATGTTGAACGCACGGTGCTGGTGGAAAAGCAGTTGCTGGTCGAGCAACTGCCGCATTTGCCGGTGGAGCGCGACGCGGCCACCACCGCCGCCTGGATCAGGCAAGTACTGGCCGGCGAGATTGCCGTGCCGCCATCGATCGCCGAGCAGGTGGAGCAATGCCTGATGGCGTCTGCCAAGATTGCAAGCGCCGCCGCCTGA
- a CDS encoding NAD(P)/FAD-dependent oxidoreductase, whose product MAKQFDVAVIGAGAAGMMCAAVAAQQGKRVVIIDHAAKLAEKIRISGGGRCNFTNIHAGPQHFLSDNPHFCKSALSRYTPQDFLALVKKHRIGYHEKHKGQQFCNESAEQIIEMLKDECAAGDVHWRMPCKIDSVARQDDGGFVLRTDSGEIEAANVVIATGGLSIPKIGATDFAYRIASQFDLKMVEPRPALVPLTFDPASWAPFAELSGIALEVDVETGSLKGRKPTGARFREDLLFTHRGLSGPAILQISSFWQPGTPIVINLLPEVDVAQVLIEGKGSLKKQLGNIVSQWLPERLADCLLAVNGLAADARIADMPDAQLRKLGQAINAWSIVPNGSEGYRKAEVTRGGIDTRELSQQTMMANKVPGLYFIGESVDVTGWLGGYNFQWAWASGAAAGVALQ is encoded by the coding sequence ATGGCAAAACAATTTGATGTGGCAGTGATCGGCGCGGGCGCGGCCGGCATGATGTGTGCGGCCGTGGCCGCCCAGCAGGGCAAGCGCGTGGTGATCATCGATCACGCGGCCAAGCTGGCCGAAAAAATCCGCATCTCGGGCGGCGGGCGCTGCAATTTCACGAATATCCACGCCGGTCCCCAGCATTTTTTGTCGGACAACCCGCATTTCTGCAAGAGCGCGCTGTCGCGCTACACGCCGCAGGATTTCCTGGCGCTGGTGAAAAAACACCGCATCGGCTACCACGAGAAGCACAAGGGCCAGCAGTTCTGCAATGAATCGGCCGAGCAGATCATCGAGATGCTCAAGGACGAGTGCGCTGCCGGTGACGTGCACTGGCGCATGCCGTGCAAGATCGACAGCGTGGCGCGCCAGGATGATGGCGGCTTCGTGCTGCGCACCGACAGCGGCGAGATCGAGGCGGCCAATGTGGTGATCGCCACCGGCGGCCTGTCGATCCCGAAGATCGGCGCCACCGATTTCGCCTACCGCATCGCCAGCCAGTTCGACCTGAAAATGGTCGAGCCGCGTCCGGCGCTGGTGCCGCTGACCTTCGATCCCGCCAGCTGGGCGCCGTTCGCCGAATTGTCGGGCATCGCGCTGGAGGTGGACGTGGAGACGGGCAGCCTGAAAGGACGCAAGCCGACCGGCGCGCGTTTCCGCGAAGACTTGCTGTTTACCCATCGCGGCCTGTCCGGCCCGGCCATTTTGCAGATTTCCAGTTTCTGGCAGCCCGGCACGCCGATTGTCATCAACCTGCTGCCGGAAGTGGACGTGGCGCAAGTGCTGATCGAAGGCAAGGGCAGCCTGAAAAAGCAGTTGGGCAATATCGTCTCGCAATGGCTGCCGGAGCGCCTGGCCGACTGCCTGCTGGCCGTCAACGGCCTGGCGGCGGACGCGCGCATCGCCGACATGCCCGACGCGCAACTGCGCAAGCTGGGGCAGGCCATCAATGCCTGGTCCATCGTGCCGAACGGTTCCGAGGGCTACCGCAAGGCGGAGGTGACGCGCGGCGGCATCGACACGCGCGAGCTGTCGCAGCAGACCATGATGGCCAACAAGGTGCCGGGCCTGTACTTTATCGGCGAGTCGGTCGACGTGACGGGCTGGCTGGGCGGCTACAACTTCCAGTGGGCCTGGGCCTCGGGCGCGGCGGCCGGCGTGGCACTGCAATAA
- the rpsU gene encoding 30S ribosomal protein S21, producing MTTIRLKENEPFEVAMRRFKRTIEKTGLLTELRAREFYEKPTAERKRKLAAAVKRHYKRIRSQQLPKKLF from the coding sequence ATGACCACTATTCGCCTTAAAGAAAACGAGCCGTTCGAAGTCGCAATGCGTCGCTTCAAACGCACCATCGAAAAAACGGGTCTGCTGACCGAATTGCGCGCACGCGAATTCTACGAAAAGCCAACAGCTGAGCGCAAGCGCAAGCTGGCAGCTGCTGTCAAGCGTCATTACAAACGCATCCGCAGCCAACAACTGCCGAAAAAATTATTCTAA
- a CDS encoding GatB/YqeY domain-containing protein, with protein MSLKEQITEDMKNAMRAKETGKLGTIRLLLAEIKRKEVDERIELTDTHVTAIVEKMIKQRKDSITQFEAGGRADLVDIEKAELVHLAGYMPAGLSDEEVAAEVAAAVAASGAAGPQDMGKVMAIVKPKLAGRADMTVVSALVKKALTPAA; from the coding sequence ATGAGCTTGAAAGAACAAATTACCGAAGACATGAAAAATGCCATGCGCGCCAAGGAAACCGGCAAGCTGGGCACCATTCGCCTGCTGCTCGCTGAAATCAAGCGCAAGGAAGTCGACGAGCGCATCGAGCTGACGGACACGCACGTGACGGCCATCGTTGAAAAAATGATCAAGCAGCGCAAGGATTCGATCACCCAATTCGAAGCCGGTGGCCGTGCCGACCTGGTCGACATCGAAAAAGCCGAGCTGGTGCACCTGGCCGGTTATATGCCTGCCGGCCTGTCGGACGAAGAAGTGGCCGCTGAAGTGGCTGCCGCCGTGGCCGCCTCGGGCGCCGCCGGTCCGCAAGACATGGGTAAAGTCATGGCCATCGTCAAGCCGAAGCTGGCTGGCCGTGCCGACATGACCGTCGTCTCGGCGCTGGTAAAAAAAGCATTGACACCAGCCGCGTAA
- the dnaG gene encoding DNA primase, which translates to MIPQSFISDLLNRVDIVDVVGRYVQLKKGGANFMGLCPFHSEKSPSFTVSPTKQFYHCFGCGAHGTSIGFLIEYSGMGFVDAVKDLAQNVGMVVPEADDKIPPAQRAQIQAQSLALSDAMTQACDYYRGQLRHAPDAIAYLKNRGLTGEVAARFGMGYAPGGWDNLRSVFADYEVLALVEAGLVIDKVDEEGNNRKRYDRFRERIMFPIRNTKGQVIAFGGRVLDHGEPKYLNSPETPLFSKGFELYGLFEARQAIRDAGYVLVTEGYMDVVALAQMGFPQAVATLGTACTPTHVQKLLRQTDNVIFSFDGDKAGRRAARRALEASLPHVSDNKTIKFLFLPSEHDPDSYIREFGAEGFERQVHEAMPLSQFLLKEVSGEHDLSEPEGRARVQFDAKPLLQLMVPSSLRLQIVRGLAQLTQSTPAEIEALFELAKPVAVARRAPPKSGRPVPVGLELKIMRMLVAHPPLTLQIDEAALAAFQHLGPDAAHSLGQLVGVGQALGEHGSFAALAQQLKELGSEYDEIIGEIAAGSESDYDSEHSWLVSTIREIKLNALKAELQQLFASGLPSEKIGVRYREIMQEQGELERQRDAELLNR; encoded by the coding sequence GTGATACCACAATCTTTCATTTCCGATTTGCTCAACCGCGTCGACATCGTCGATGTCGTCGGGCGCTATGTGCAGCTGAAAAAAGGCGGCGCGAATTTCATGGGCTTGTGCCCGTTCCACAGTGAAAAATCGCCCAGCTTTACCGTCAGCCCCACCAAGCAGTTCTATCACTGCTTCGGCTGCGGCGCGCATGGCACCTCGATCGGCTTCCTGATCGAATATTCGGGCATGGGCTTTGTCGACGCCGTCAAGGACCTGGCGCAAAACGTCGGCATGGTGGTGCCGGAGGCGGACGACAAGATCCCGCCGGCCCAGCGCGCACAGATTCAGGCGCAAAGCCTGGCCCTGTCCGACGCCATGACGCAAGCGTGCGACTATTACCGCGGCCAGTTGCGCCACGCGCCGGACGCCATCGCCTATTTGAAAAACCGTGGCCTGACCGGCGAAGTGGCTGCTCGCTTCGGCATGGGCTACGCGCCCGGCGGCTGGGACAATCTGCGTTCCGTGTTTGCCGACTACGAAGTGCTGGCCCTGGTCGAAGCGGGCCTGGTGATCGACAAGGTCGACGAAGAGGGCAATAACCGCAAGCGCTACGACCGTTTCCGCGAACGCATCATGTTCCCGATCCGCAATACCAAGGGTCAGGTGATCGCTTTTGGCGGCCGGGTGCTGGACCATGGCGAGCCGAAATACCTGAATTCGCCGGAAACCCCCTTGTTTTCCAAGGGATTCGAACTATATGGGTTGTTCGAGGCGCGCCAGGCCATCCGCGACGCCGGCTATGTGCTGGTGACGGAAGGCTATATGGACGTGGTGGCGCTGGCGCAGATGGGCTTTCCGCAAGCGGTGGCCACCCTGGGCACGGCGTGCACGCCGACCCATGTGCAAAAACTGCTGCGCCAGACCGACAACGTGATTTTCAGCTTCGACGGCGACAAGGCCGGCCGCCGCGCCGCCCGCCGCGCGCTGGAAGCGAGCTTGCCGCACGTGTCGGACAACAAGACCATCAAGTTCCTGTTCCTGCCGTCCGAGCACGATCCGGACAGCTATATCCGTGAATTCGGCGCCGAAGGCTTCGAGCGGCAGGTGCACGAGGCGATGCCGCTGTCGCAATTTTTGCTCAAGGAAGTCTCGGGCGAGCACGATTTGTCGGAACCGGAAGGGCGCGCGCGTGTCCAATTCGACGCCAAGCCGTTGTTGCAACTGATGGTGCCGTCGTCCCTGCGCCTGCAGATCGTGCGCGGCCTGGCGCAACTGACGCAGTCGACGCCGGCCGAGATCGAGGCCTTGTTCGAACTGGCCAAGCCGGTCGCCGTGGCGCGCCGCGCGCCGCCGAAATCGGGCCGTCCCGTGCCGGTGGGGCTGGAACTGAAGATCATGCGCATGCTGGTGGCCCATCCGCCATTGACTTTGCAGATCGACGAAGCGGCGCTGGCCGCCTTCCAGCACCTGGGGCCCGATGCGGCGCACAGCCTGGGGCAGCTGGTGGGCGTGGGCCAGGCGCTGGGCGAGCACGGTAGTTTTGCCGCGCTGGCCCAGCAACTGAAGGAGCTGGGCAGCGAGTACGACGAGATCATCGGCGAGATCGCCGCCGGCAGCGAATCGGATTACGACAGCGAGCACTCGTGGCTGGTCAGCACCATTCGCGAAATCAAGCTGAACGCCTTGAAGGCGGAACTGCAGCAATTGTTTGCGTCGGGTTTGCCATCGGAGAAAATTGGTGTACGCTACCGCGAAATCATGCAGGAGCAGGGCGAGCTGGAGCGCCAGCGCGATGCGGAGTTGCTGAATCGGTAA
- the rpoD gene encoding RNA polymerase sigma factor RpoD, whose product MKPTKVTTKAEKALDRPETRVISAPVVSQTTDAATLAAIDTSGYVLPSVKVPGRRGRKPKEFQPENDEVAALNAVERAELKAVDKAKAKDRKAKERALLKDAFSSDTEASEEELERRRQKLKTLIKFGKERGFLTYAEINDHLPENIVDPEAIEGIIGTFNDMGIAVYEHAPDAESLLLTDNVAVVTSDDEAEAAAEAALSTVDSDFGRTTDPVRMYMREMGSVELLTREGEIEIAKRIEDGLKDMIQAISACPVTIAEIIAAADRIANDETKIDEIVDGLVDDSEPVVAPVVAAPVEEDEEEGEEEEEEESEEEESSASGAAGFSAEQLETLKRTALEKFAVISQQFDKMRRAFEKEGYNSKPYAKAQEAISHELLGIRFTAKVVEKLCDTLRGQVDEVRHIEKQILDVAVNRCGMPRAHFIKVFPGNETNLDWVDGEVNAGHAYSAILGRNIPTVKELQQRLIDLQARVVLPLPDLRNINRQMAAGEMKARKAKREMTEANLRLVISIAKKYTNRGLQFLDLIQEGNIGLMKAVDKFEYRRGYKFSTYATWWIRQAITRSIADQARTIRIPVHMIETINKMNRISRQILQETGAEPDPATLAIKMEMPEDKIRKIMKIAKEPISMETPIGDDDDSHLGDFIEDNNTLAPADAALHASMRGVVKDVLDSLTPREAKVLRMRFGIEMSTDHTLEEVGKQFDVTRERIRQIEAKALRKLRHPSRSDKLKSFLEGN is encoded by the coding sequence GTGAAGCCCACTAAAGTTACCACGAAAGCCGAAAAGGCGCTGGACCGGCCGGAAACGCGGGTCATCAGTGCCCCCGTGGTGAGCCAGACCACCGATGCCGCCACCCTGGCCGCCATCGATACGTCGGGCTATGTCTTGCCCTCGGTAAAAGTGCCAGGCCGCCGTGGCCGCAAGCCAAAAGAATTCCAGCCAGAAAATGACGAAGTCGCCGCGCTGAACGCCGTCGAACGGGCTGAACTGAAGGCCGTCGACAAGGCCAAGGCCAAGGACCGCAAGGCGAAAGAGCGCGCGCTGCTGAAAGATGCGTTCTCGTCCGATACCGAAGCGAGCGAGGAAGAACTCGAGCGCCGGCGCCAGAAACTCAAGACCCTGATCAAGTTTGGCAAGGAACGCGGTTTCCTGACCTACGCCGAGATCAACGATCACCTGCCCGAAAACATTGTCGACCCGGAAGCCATCGAAGGCATTATCGGCACCTTCAACGACATGGGCATTGCCGTCTACGAGCATGCGCCGGACGCCGAAAGTCTGCTGCTGACGGACAATGTTGCCGTCGTCACCAGCGATGACGAGGCGGAAGCGGCGGCCGAGGCCGCACTGTCGACGGTCGACTCCGATTTTGGCCGCACCACGGACCCGGTGCGCATGTACATGCGCGAAATGGGCTCGGTCGAGCTGCTGACGCGCGAAGGCGAGATCGAAATCGCCAAGCGCATCGAAGACGGCCTGAAAGACATGATACAGGCCATCTCCGCCTGCCCCGTGACGATCGCCGAGATCATCGCCGCCGCCGACCGCATCGCCAACGACGAGACCAAGATCGATGAAATCGTCGACGGCCTGGTCGATGACAGCGAGCCGGTGGTCGCGCCGGTGGTCGCCGCACCCGTCGAGGAAGACGAGGAAGAGGGCGAAGAGGAAGAAGAGGAAGAGAGCGAAGAGGAAGAATCGAGCGCGTCCGGAGCAGCCGGTTTCTCGGCCGAGCAGCTGGAAACCTTGAAACGCACGGCGCTGGAAAAATTCGCCGTGATTTCCCAGCAATTCGACAAGATGCGCCGCGCCTTTGAAAAAGAAGGCTACAACTCCAAGCCCTACGCCAAGGCGCAGGAAGCGATCTCGCACGAACTGCTGGGCATCCGCTTCACCGCCAAAGTGGTGGAAAAGCTGTGCGACACCCTGCGCGGCCAGGTCGATGAAGTGCGCCATATCGAGAAACAGATACTCGATGTGGCGGTGAACCGCTGCGGCATGCCGCGCGCCCACTTCATCAAGGTCTTCCCGGGCAATGAAACCAATCTTGACTGGGTCGACGGCGAAGTCAACGCAGGACACGCCTACAGCGCCATCCTGGGCCGCAACATTCCGACCGTCAAGGAACTGCAGCAGCGCCTGATTGACCTGCAGGCGCGCGTCGTGCTGCCGCTGCCGGACCTGCGCAACATCAACCGCCAGATGGCGGCCGGTGAAATGAAGGCGCGCAAGGCCAAGCGCGAAATGACGGAAGCCAACTTGCGCCTGGTGATCTCGATCGCCAAGAAATACACGAACCGCGGCCTGCAGTTCCTCGACCTGATCCAGGAAGGCAATATCGGCCTGATGAAGGCGGTCGACAAGTTCGAATACCGCCGCGGCTACAAGTTCTCGACCTACGCCACCTGGTGGATACGCCAGGCGATCACGCGCTCGATCGCCGACCAGGCGCGCACGATTCGTATCCCGGTGCACATGATCGAGACGATCAACAAGATGAACCGCATCTCGCGCCAGATCCTGCAAGAAACAGGCGCGGAACCCGATCCGGCCACCCTGGCGATCAAGATGGAAATGCCCGAGGACAAGATTCGCAAGATCATGAAAATCGCCAAGGAACCGATCTCGATGGAAACGCCGATCGGCGACGACGACGATTCCCACCTGGGCGACTTTATCGAGGACAACAACACCCTGGCCCCCGCCGACGCGGCCCTGCACGCCTCGATGCGCGGCGTGGTCAAGGACGTGCTCGACTCCTTGACGCCGCGCGAAGCGAAAGTGCTGCGCATGCGTTTCGGCATCGAAATGTCCACCGACCACACCTTGGAAGAAGTCGGCAAGCAATTCGACGTCACGCGCGAGCGCATCCGCCAGATTGAAGCGAAGGCGCTGCGCAAGCTGCGCCACCCATCGCGCTCCGACAAGCTGAAAAGCTTCTTGGAAGGCAATTAA
- a CDS encoding site-specific integrase, with amino-acid sequence MAKIKLTKSAVDAAQPQAEAVELRDTLVPGFLCKITPAGRKVFMLQYRTNAGERRKPSLGLYGELTVEQARSLAQEWLAQVRRGGDPAAEKAEARQAPTVKELCTKFMEDYSKKRNKLSTQAGYQAVINRNIIPLLGRKKVQDVKRPEIAGLMEKLSYKQTEANKVFSVLRKMFNMAEVWGYRPDGTNPCRHVPMFPAGKSTHLISDEEMGNLFRQLDKIESEGLENYVIPLGIRLQFEFAGRRSEIIALEWNWVDLQNRRVVWPDSKTGGMSKPMSEEAYRLLSTAPRQEGSRYVLPSPSHAGKHLTTGEYYGGWSRALKAAGATHVGTHGIRHRSATDIANSGIPVKVGMALTAHKTVVMFMRYVHTEDKPVREAAELVANRRKTITGMQGAKEVAA; translated from the coding sequence ATGGCTAAGATCAAACTCACTAAGTCCGCTGTCGATGCGGCGCAACCCCAGGCAGAGGCCGTCGAACTCCGGGACACGCTGGTCCCCGGCTTCCTGTGCAAGATTACCCCGGCGGGTCGCAAGGTGTTCATGCTCCAGTACCGGACGAACGCTGGCGAGCGCCGCAAGCCCTCGCTAGGACTGTACGGGGAGCTGACCGTCGAACAGGCGCGGTCGCTGGCGCAGGAATGGCTGGCCCAAGTCCGCCGAGGCGGAGATCCCGCCGCAGAGAAGGCGGAGGCGCGCCAGGCACCTACGGTCAAGGAGCTATGCACGAAGTTCATGGAGGACTACTCCAAGAAGCGCAACAAGCTCAGCACCCAAGCCGGCTATCAGGCTGTCATCAATCGCAACATTATTCCGCTGCTGGGACGCAAGAAAGTTCAGGACGTGAAGCGTCCTGAAATCGCCGGACTGATGGAAAAGCTTTCGTACAAGCAGACCGAGGCGAACAAGGTATTCAGCGTCTTGCGCAAGATGTTCAACATGGCCGAGGTATGGGGCTATCGGCCCGACGGTACCAACCCTTGCCGTCACGTCCCGATGTTCCCTGCCGGCAAATCGACTCACCTCATCAGCGACGAAGAAATGGGCAACCTGTTCCGACAGCTCGACAAGATCGAGTCGGAGGGGCTGGAGAACTACGTCATCCCTTTGGGAATCCGCCTGCAGTTCGAGTTCGCCGGCCGCCGCTCGGAAATCATCGCGCTGGAATGGAACTGGGTTGACTTGCAGAACCGGCGCGTCGTCTGGCCTGACAGCAAGACAGGCGGCATGTCTAAGCCCATGAGCGAGGAAGCCTATCGGCTACTCTCGACGGCACCCCGGCAGGAGGGTAGCCGCTATGTGCTGCCTTCTCCTAGCCACGCTGGCAAGCATCTAACCACGGGCGAGTATTACGGTGGCTGGAGCCGTGCGCTCAAGGCGGCTGGCGCTACGCACGTGGGCACGCATGGCATCCGCCACCGTTCGGCGACCGACATTGCCAATTCGGGCATCCCGGTCAAGGTCGGCATGGCGCTAACGGCGCACAAGACCGTCGTCATGTTCATGCGCTACGTCCACACCGAGGATAAGCCGGTGCGAGAGGCGGCCGAACTGGTGGCGAATCGGCGTAAGACGATCACCGGGATGCAGGGAGCCAAGGAGGTGGCCGCATGA
- a CDS encoding YhcG family protein, with amino-acid sequence MTRRKASVSAPAAPPALLGDIRALIEASRQRVASAVNAELTLLFWRIGQRIHTEVLAGQRAGYGDEILPTLAAQLVRDYGRSFADKNLRRMVQFAATFSDEPIVVTLSRQLSWSHFVALLPLKDPLQRDYYVQMASAERWSVRTLRERIDSMLYERTALSKKPDETITQELAAMRDAQRMSPALVMRDPYILDFLGLRDTWQEGDLEAAIIREMESFLLELGAGFSFLARQKRIQIDDEDFHLDLLFYNRKLRRLVAVELKIGEFKAAYKGQMELYLRWLDKHEREPEEASPLGIILCTGKKSEQIELLELDKSGIHVAEYLTTLPPRAVLGERLQQATERARLQIEQRQPGEKS; translated from the coding sequence ATGACCCGGCGCAAGGCATCCGTCTCAGCGCCAGCAGCGCCGCCCGCGCTGCTGGGCGACATCCGGGCACTGATCGAAGCGTCGCGCCAGCGCGTCGCCTCGGCGGTCAATGCCGAGCTGACATTGCTGTTCTGGCGCATTGGCCAGCGCATCCATACGGAAGTGCTTGCCGGGCAGCGGGCCGGGTACGGCGACGAAATCCTGCCGACCCTGGCGGCGCAGCTTGTCCGCGACTACGGACGTAGCTTCGCGGACAAGAACCTGCGCCGGATGGTGCAGTTCGCCGCCACCTTCTCGGACGAGCCAATTGTCGTGACGCTGTCACGACAATTGAGCTGGTCGCATTTCGTGGCGCTGCTGCCGCTAAAAGACCCGCTCCAGCGGGACTACTACGTGCAAATGGCCAGCGCCGAACGCTGGAGCGTGCGGACGCTACGCGAGCGCATCGACTCGATGCTATACGAGCGCACGGCGCTGTCCAAGAAGCCGGACGAGACGATCACGCAAGAGCTGGCGGCGATGCGCGATGCGCAGCGCATGTCGCCGGCGCTGGTCATGCGCGACCCGTACATCCTCGACTTCCTGGGCCTGCGCGATACCTGGCAGGAAGGCGACCTGGAAGCCGCGATCATCCGCGAAATGGAGTCTTTTTTGCTGGAGTTGGGCGCGGGCTTCTCTTTCCTAGCCCGGCAGAAACGCATCCAGATCGACGACGAGGATTTCCACCTGGACCTGCTGTTCTATAACCGCAAGCTGCGGCGGCTGGTGGCGGTGGAGTTGAAGATCGGCGAGTTCAAGGCAGCATACAAGGGGCAGATGGAGCTTTATTTGCGTTGGCTCGACAAGCACGAACGCGAACCGGAGGAAGCCTCGCCGCTGGGCATCATTCTTTGTACCGGCAAGAAGTCAGAGCAGATCGAGTTGCTGGAGCTGGACAAGTCGGGCATCCACGTAGCCGAATACCTGACGACCCTGCCGCCGCGTGCGGTGCTGGGGGAGCGGTTGCAGCAGGCGACCGAACGGGCGCGGTTGCAGATCGAGCAGCGGCAGCCTGGCGAGAAGTCCTGA